In Candidatus Desulfofervidus auxilii, one genomic interval encodes:
- a CDS encoding YkgJ family cysteine cluster protein, whose amino-acid sequence MLTLKLKFLKALYKFYDQYAKNFSSVCTPGCATCCTHNVLITTLEGVHILFYLENRGKLRLLEKLHSTNYLRPSVTPNQLAHYCIHKIEPPEDDSFIISPCPFLTNGKCPIYEVRPFNCRSLFSEKKCHLGGEAFIHPLLLTVNMIFTQLLEQLDNSGLYGNMLDVLSFLANEENLAVYMKGKTPNHTPGLLPNKPLPGFLCPPEHQLEVEKILKEISHIEREGKNINQCIKLVY is encoded by the coding sequence ATGCTCACTCTAAAACTTAAATTCCTCAAGGCACTTTATAAGTTTTATGACCAATATGCCAAAAATTTTTCCTCTGTATGTACCCCTGGTTGTGCTACTTGTTGCACCCATAATGTGCTTATTACTACCTTGGAGGGTGTGCATATTTTATTTTATTTAGAAAATAGAGGGAAATTAAGGCTTTTAGAGAAACTTCATTCTACCAATTATCTACGTCCTAGTGTAACCCCTAATCAATTGGCTCATTATTGCATTCATAAAATAGAGCCCCCAGAGGATGATTCTTTTATTATTTCCCCTTGTCCATTTTTAACCAATGGGAAGTGTCCTATTTATGAAGTAAGGCCATTTAATTGTCGGAGTCTTTTTTCAGAAAAAAAGTGCCATTTGGGTGGAGAGGCCTTTATCCATCCTTTATTGCTCACTGTGAACATGATTTTCACCCAATTATTAGAGCAATTAGATAATTCTGGTCTATATGGGAATATGTTAGATGTGCTTTCTTTTCTGGCCAATGAAGAAAATTTAGCTGTTTATATGAAAGGTAAAACTCCAAACCACACCCCAGGGCTTTTACCTAACAAACCTCTGCCTGGATTTCTCTGTCCTCCTGAGCATCAGTTAGAAGTAGAAAAAATATTAAAGGAAATATCCCATATAGAAAGAGAGGGAAAAAATATTAATCAATGTATAAAGTTGGTATATTAA
- a CDS encoding aminotransferase class IV, with the protein MINRTLLFGEGLFETWRVYPGRKLPLIEEHLERMSYGCLFFGWPFKKNEAKSILSQTLPAISANIHARLRLTLIVHGQEKSENTTFLTQWQPLPPNISSLQRQGVKLMLAPWAKCSNSPLLQFKTTCFLENNLALKQARQNGYYEALFLNEKGEITEGCISNIFFVKDQAIVTPSLDSGLLPGITRGKIINILLQKGIRVKERPVFLKELFYFKAAFLTNAIIEVMPIIQIGDVKYPIWPQCAWLRKLYRDAIGV; encoded by the coding sequence ATGATAAATCGCACCCTATTATTTGGTGAAGGCCTGTTTGAGACATGGCGGGTGTATCCAGGCCGTAAATTGCCTTTAATAGAAGAACATTTAGAACGTATGAGTTATGGTTGTTTGTTCTTTGGATGGCCATTTAAAAAAAATGAGGCTAAAAGTATCTTAAGCCAAACATTACCGGCCATTTCAGCCAATATCCATGCCCGATTACGTTTAACTTTGATAGTTCATGGCCAAGAAAAATCAGAAAATACTACTTTTCTTACCCAATGGCAGCCATTACCTCCTAATATATCATCCTTACAAAGACAGGGAGTTAAACTTATGTTAGCTCCTTGGGCTAAATGTTCTAATTCGCCTTTACTTCAGTTTAAAACTACTTGTTTTTTAGAAAATAATCTGGCTTTAAAACAAGCACGCCAAAATGGGTATTATGAAGCCCTGTTTTTAAATGAAAAGGGAGAGATAACTGAGGGTTGTATCTCCAATATTTTTTTTGTGAAAGACCAAGCCATTGTTACCCCAAGCTTAGATAGTGGTTTACTGCCTGGCATTACCCGGGGTAAGATTATAAACATCCTGCTCCAAAAAGGGATTAGGGTAAAAGAACGCCCCGTTTTTCTCAAAGAACTTTTTTATTTTAAAGCTGCCTTTCTTACTAATGCTATCATTGAGGTTATGCCCATTATCCAAATAGGTGATGTTAAATATCCCATCTGGCCACAATGTGCATGGTTACGAAAGTTATATCGTGATGCTATTGGAGTATGA
- a CDS encoding DUF401 family protein: MPILKLVFLFCFLVFLLRRWLLGHALFLAAVLGGLIQGLTPWQIGISFVNTLSNPQNLLLCCIILSILIFAHSLSKTGYLKGMIKSYQGIFPWSRPNLMMLPSLIGLLPMPGGAIFSAPLVKTLGQPLKISSTRLALINYWFRHTWEYTWPLYPGLILAIHLGGVNLLKLIVIDMPITLVAFSLGFIFFLKPVKGEMPKSNKNVLGFLKEIAPILIVILLTICGRLIFHFLPEEITIGLAVWIGIIWVWWRQKITWSQFLAILRDKTLLKVLYAVLAIFFFKQILTDSQIVLDASKMLISYHVPLALITAGLPFLVGLIIGLTLAFVGSTFPLISALLEVAHVPTLPYIMLAFCSGIVGVLLSPMHLCLVLSIEYFQVEFGKTYRQLYLPCALMLLSIVTWFAILRYLC; the protein is encoded by the coding sequence GTGCCTATTTTAAAATTAGTTTTTCTGTTTTGTTTTTTGGTTTTTTTACTCAGGCGGTGGTTATTAGGACATGCCTTGTTTCTAGCGGCTGTTTTAGGAGGGTTAATTCAAGGACTTACTCCTTGGCAAATTGGTATCTCTTTTGTGAATACCCTAAGCAATCCACAGAATTTACTCCTATGTTGTATCATTCTTTCTATTCTAATTTTTGCGCATAGTCTTAGTAAAACTGGTTATTTAAAAGGAATGATTAAAAGTTATCAGGGTATTTTCCCTTGGTCACGGCCTAATCTAATGATGCTACCTTCTCTTATTGGATTGCTACCTATGCCAGGAGGGGCTATTTTTTCAGCACCTCTGGTAAAAACTCTGGGGCAGCCTTTAAAAATATCATCTACACGCCTAGCCTTAATTAACTATTGGTTTCGTCATACTTGGGAATACACTTGGCCTCTTTATCCGGGTTTAATTCTAGCCATCCACCTGGGAGGGGTAAATTTATTAAAATTAATTGTGATAGATATGCCTATTACCCTTGTTGCTTTTTCTTTAGGTTTTATATTCTTTCTCAAACCCGTAAAAGGGGAAATGCCCAAGAGTAACAAAAATGTCCTGGGATTTTTAAAAGAGATTGCTCCTATTTTAATAGTTATTTTGTTAACCATTTGTGGAAGGCTTATATTCCATTTTCTCCCTGAAGAAATCACCATTGGCTTAGCTGTGTGGATAGGTATTATTTGGGTATGGTGGAGGCAAAAAATTACCTGGTCTCAATTCTTGGCCATTTTAAGGGATAAAACCCTTTTAAAGGTATTATATGCAGTTCTAGCTATATTTTTCTTTAAACAAATTCTAACGGATAGCCAAATTGTCTTAGATGCCAGTAAAATGCTTATTAGTTATCATGTTCCCTTGGCCTTGATTACTGCGGGATTACCCTTCTTAGTAGGCCTCATTATTGGTCTCACTCTGGCCTTTGTGGGCAGCACCTTTCCTCTTATTTCCGCCTTACTAGAGGTTGCTCATGTCCCCACCCTACCCTATATCATGCTAGCCTTCTGTTCTGGCATAGTAGGAGTCTTGCTTTCCCCTATGCACTTATGCCTTGTTTTAAGTATAGAGTATTTTCAAGTAGAATTTGGTAAAACATATAGGCAATTATATTTACCATGTGCATTGATGCTTCTGAGCATTGTGACTTGGTTTGCTATATTAAGATATTTGTGTTAA